Genomic DNA from Streptomyces sp. NBC_01571:
GCGTGGAGCCCTTGCGTGTCGCACAGCAAGTTGTCGCCTACGACCGTCCTACGACCGTCCTACGGCCGGATCGCAGGCAGGGGTCGACCAGGGGCCGACCCTCACGTCCGTCGCCGGGCCCACCGAGGGCGGTGGCCGGCGTCGCCTCCGGCGGGGAGCACAGCTCCCGGCCCGGCTCCCGTGCTGCCACTGGCCGAGCCGCCGCACGCGGCTTACTCGGCGGCCGACCGCCGAGCCACCGTGAGGCGCCCTGCCTGCCTGATCGACCAAGACCCTTGACGGCAGTAGTGACGGCAACAACCACGAACAACCCCGGCCGAACCCGCACCCCAGCGGACCGATGAATACCGCTTGACCTGCGAAAACGCAGGTAGAGAGGGGTCGCGTAGCACACGTACTATGTGGTGGCGGGGGCCACGCCGGTACTCGTTCATAATTGTCCACGGGTCGTGGGAGGTGCTCCCGGTTCTCGCCCGGGAAAGAATTTCACGCCAGCGGGCAGAAGGATCGTCATAGGGAAGAACATAGAAGAGCATGGCGTCGCGACGTGTGAGCTGTGTGGCACCCAGTTGACCAAACCTGCTAAATCACAGAGCGGCGTAACGCCGCCTGAATCGGACTGGCAGATTGATCACATCGATCCTAAATCTCGCGGCGGTTCCGGTGACCCCTCTAACGGGCAAGCCCTCTGTAGAGTCTGCAACCGGGATAAATCGGATAGTTAGCTATCCTGTCAGCAAAGGTGTCGGTCTTGAATCCAACCGATAGTGAAATTCAATTGAAGATCGGTCGTGATGTCGAAAGTGTGGGATGGTCGTGGATTTGGGTATTTGATCCCGGCGAACCGGCTGTCCCGTCGTTTGCCTACACGATTGGGCTTTTTCGGACATTTTCACATCCTGAAGTTGTAGTCGTCGGTCTTCCTGAATCGACGTCTCATGCGGTACTCGAGGCCGTTTTTGACTCTGTTGAATCTGGTGCAAGATACGCGAGTGGCAGCGTATCGGATGAGATTCTCAATGGGTTTTCGGTGCGATTTGAAGATGTTTCCTCAGTCCTTGCTGAGGAAAATCTGGTACAGGCTTTTGTGTTCAATTCTGGAGAAGTTGAAGTGCTCCAGATGGTATGGCCTGAGAAGAACGGTAAATTTCCCGGGGACGATGGAGCGCCGAGCTGGCTGGAAGAGCGCCAAAAACTACACTCGTGATGTGGGGCTGTCGTGCACTATCGCTGTGCGCGTGCCGAGCTGTGGGCGTGGTTGAAC
This window encodes:
- a CDS encoding HNH endonuclease; the protein is MGGAPGSRPGKNFTPAGRRIVIGKNIEEHGVATCELCGTQLTKPAKSQSGVTPPESDWQIDHIDPKSRGGSGDPSNGQALCRVCNRDKSDS
- a CDS encoding DUF4262 domain-containing protein; this translates as MNPTDSEIQLKIGRDVESVGWSWIWVFDPGEPAVPSFAYTIGLFRTFSHPEVVVVGLPESTSHAVLEAVFDSVESGARYASGSVSDEILNGFSVRFEDVSSVLAEENLVQAFVFNSGEVEVLQMVWPEKNGKFPGDDGAPSWLEERQKLHS